Within Bacillus sp. FJAT-45350, the genomic segment AGTCCCCATCCAAGAGCCGTTCATTGTACAACGGAAGCCTTAAAAGTATGTAGTGAAGCTGCGATTGAAGCTGGGGCACCAGCTGGGCTAATAGGTTGGATTAGTAACCCTACATTAGAAACAACTACTCAATTAATGAAACATAAATTGACGAATGTTATCTTGGCTACGGGTGGTGTCGGTCTAGTAAGAGCAGCCTATAGTTCAAGTAAACCTGCATATGGCGTCGGACCTGGTAATGTACCGGCGTATATTGAGAAAACAGCTAATGTAGCAAAAGCAGTGAAACATATAGTAGATAGCAAAACGTTTGATAATGGAACGATATGTGCCACGGAGCAAGCAATCGTTGTTGATCAAAAGGTAAAAGACATGACCATCCGAGAGTTAAAAAATAATAAAGCATATTTTGTAGAAGGAGAAGAAAAGAAAAAGATTGAAAAAATAATTTCTCCTTCTATAAATACTTTAAATCCTAATATAGTAGGAAAATCTGCGAGAGAAATAGCTGAAATGGCTGGAATCAGCGTCCCAATTGAAACGACTGTCATCATTGCTGAGGAAGAGCGACTCGAAAAGAATGCTCCGTTTGCCATTGAAAAATTGTCACCAATACTTGGGTTATTTACTGCATCTAATCAAGAAAAAGCAAAAGAGATTTGTCTAGGTCTTCTAAATCTAGGTGGAAGAGGCCACACACTATCGATTCATACACAATCAGAAGAAATGGCAAATGAATATGCTCTTGAAATGCCTGTTTCGAGAATTTTAGTAAATACGTTATCGTCCATAGGGGCAGTTGGTGGAACAACAGGGTTAATCCCTTCCTTTACACTAGGGTGTGGGTCGTATGGTGGTAACATAACAGCTGATAATATTTCTGCTCGCCATTTAATCAATATAAAGCATTTAGCTTATGGCATTAAAGAAGTTACGTTATCTAAAGAGGTTGAAACAACGACTAAATTAGATGAGGAAAAAGATGATGAAATACAAAAAGTAGTAGATAAAGTACTTGAAAATATTCAAATAAAAAAACATGTAATTAATAAAAACGACCTTACTCTTTTAGTACAAAAAGTGGTTTCTCAGATTCAACAGTAGAACTATTGCTTAATAGTGCTTAAGGTGGTGTAAAAATTGAGTGAAGCTCTTGGAATGATAGAAACAAGAGGATTGATTGCTTCCATTGAAGCAGCAGATGCTATGTTGAAAGCAACAGACGTGAAACTCATTAATCAAGAAAAAGTAGATGCTGCCCTAGTTACCATTTTAATAGAAGGAGACGTTAGTGCAGTTCAAGCAGCGATCGAAACAGGGAAGGAAGCAGCCGAACGGGTTGGGACTGTCGTTTCTACTTTTGTCATTCCTCATCCAGATGTAGAGACTAAAAAGCTTATTAAAAAATACTCAAAAAAATAGGAGGATATTCTGGTGGCTTTTAAAAGGAAAAAAATCGCAGTGATCGGAGCAGGTTTTACAGGAGCCACATGTGCTTATATGTTAGCCCAAAAGGAACTAGGTAATATTATTTTACTAGATATACCTGAATTAGAAAACCCAACTAAAGGAAAAGCATTAGATATGCTAGAAACGGGACCTATTAATAAATTTGACGTATCAGTTGTTGGAACATCTGATTTTGCATCGATTAAAGACGCAGACATGGTCGTTATCACAGCTGGTATTGCTAGAAAGCCGGGAATGAGTCGAGATGATCTTGTCCAAACGAATTCAGCAATTATGAAAAAAGTATCGGAGGAAATTCGTCACTATGCTCCTAATAGCTATGTAATAGTTTTGAGTAATCCTGTAGACGCTATGACCTATACATGTTTTAAAACGACAGGTTTTACGAAAAATCGTGTGATTGGTCAATCAGGTGTACTAGATTCAGCTCGATTTATTACTTTTGTAGCTGAAGAATTAAATATTTCGGTAGAAGATGTTTCTGGCTTTGTGCTAGGTGGACATGGTGATAGTATGGTTCCTTTAATACGTTATTCAAATGTTGGAGGAATTCCAATTGACCAAATTTTATCGAAAGAAAAGATAGATGGGATTATTGAAAGAACAAGAAAAGGTGGCGGAGAGATTGTAAATCTCCTTGGTAATGGAAGTGCTTATTACGCCCCTGCTGCCTCACTAGTACAAATGGTTGAGGCGGTCCTGAAAGATAAAAAACGTGTCTTACCTGCTATTAGTTATTTGGAAGGCGAATATGGATATTCAGATATATATCTTGGTGTACCTGTTGTCTTAGGAGGAAATGGGATTGAGAGCATAATTGAACTGCCACTTACAACTGAAGAGAAGGAGCAACTTGATATCTCGGCAAATGAAGTGACAAAAGTAATAAAAACACTTCTGTTTTAATAAATGGAAAATTGATTAAAAAGTCTTCTCAAAAAATAAGCCAATAAACTAAGGAGCTTCTTGCTAGAAAAGAGACTCAATATTAGAGATATAGTTATTGTTCACATTCCTATGAACCGGAGACGCTAGAAGGTAAAGCCCAACAGAATAATAAAAAGCCAAAGTTTTTTCAGTTCAAAAGAAGAGTAAGGCATCATCTGCCTTACTCTAAAGTGAAACGAATAATATTATAAGAATTTCCTGGATGTTCATCTTTTACTATATAATCCTCTATAATCTTAGCGTTAAATGTCTTACTAATGAAATCTATCATAGCTTGTTGTTCTAGAGCAGCGATAGAGTCTATCCCACTACGTCTAAAGCCTACACGATAAACTCCATTGCCCTCATAGTAACCTAGAGTTGTAAAGTATTCGAAGCCTGTCACCGAAGTGTAACCCCACATCAAACGCATAATCGCATCCATGTTAGTCTGTTCATCTACTACTTTAGTAAAGTGAGTGTCTAGCCAGAAGATACGTACAATATTTCCTACTCCTAATTCGTAGGAAACAGTAATCTGTGAATAGTCAGCTACTTGGCTTATCTCTTCTAATCCCGCAGTTACAGCCTCTAACTCAGCATCAGGAATCATACGAACGGCAATCATTTTTTGGTTAGAATTTGGATAGTGTTCTTCTGCTATACCATCATAACCATAGATAGAGAATTCAGGGTTAAAAGTAAATCCATTAGATTCATACCAAGTAGAAATATACTCTACGGTTAACTCATGTTCTACCTTCTTTAATTGCCCATAAGCATGTTTATGCCCATAAGCAAAGGCATTACCATTGCCATTACCATTGTTGCCTTCATTACCATAAGTACCAGTAGTACCAGTGAATAATAAACCTGTTAATAAACCTACAGTTACTATTTTCTTCATATTATTTCTCCCCCTATATATGTTTGTCTATGATGATGTCACCTTGCTACGTTTATATAGAATAAGAACCACTTAAAAGAGCTTGAGAACTTATATATCTTCAAAAAGAACATAAACAGATTGAA encodes:
- the mdh gene encoding malate dehydrogenase codes for the protein MAFKRKKIAVIGAGFTGATCAYMLAQKELGNIILLDIPELENPTKGKALDMLETGPINKFDVSVVGTSDFASIKDADMVVITAGIARKPGMSRDDLVQTNSAIMKKVSEEIRHYAPNSYVIVLSNPVDAMTYTCFKTTGFTKNRVIGQSGVLDSARFITFVAEELNISVEDVSGFVLGGHGDSMVPLIRYSNVGGIPIDQILSKEKIDGIIERTRKGGGEIVNLLGNGSAYYAPAASLVQMVEAVLKDKKRVLPAISYLEGEYGYSDIYLGVPVVLGGNGIESIIELPLTTEEKEQLDISANEVTKVIKTLLF
- a CDS encoding BMC domain-containing protein, translated to MSEALGMIETRGLIASIEAADAMLKATDVKLINQEKVDAALVTILIEGDVSAVQAAIETGKEAAERVGTVVSTFVIPHPDVETKKLIKKYSKK
- a CDS encoding aldehyde dehydrogenase family protein; translation: MSFDKDLQSIQEMREALKTAHEAQKIYAQFSQEQVDRIVQHVADVTYKESKRLAELAVKETKMGIAAHKTIKNEVSSRAVFESIKDEKTIGIIQHNPDTKVTDIAYPFGVVAAIIPTTNPTSTAIFKTLISLKSGNGVVASPHPRAVHCTTEALKVCSEAAIEAGAPAGLIGWISNPTLETTTQLMKHKLTNVILATGGVGLVRAAYSSSKPAYGVGPGNVPAYIEKTANVAKAVKHIVDSKTFDNGTICATEQAIVVDQKVKDMTIRELKNNKAYFVEGEEKKKIEKIISPSINTLNPNIVGKSAREIAEMAGISVPIETTVIIAEEERLEKNAPFAIEKLSPILGLFTASNQEKAKEICLGLLNLGGRGHTLSIHTQSEEMANEYALEMPVSRILVNTLSSIGAVGGTTGLIPSFTLGCGSYGGNITADNISARHLINIKHLAYGIKEVTLSKEVETTTKLDEEKDDEIQKVVDKVLENIQIKKHVINKNDLTLLVQKVVSQIQQ